GTTGCAGCCACTGTCTGTTGCAGTTGCCGCAGTTGTCGCTCGCAGTCGATAAAGTAGCGTCGGGCCTCCCGTCCCTTAACCGTGCGCTCCACCATGGCCAGTTCCTTGGCCATGTCGAGGGTGAGGAAATAGTCGATGGTCGGGCGGCCAAGACTTTTCGCCGGATTTGGCGAAAAGCTCCGACCTTGATCCCTCAAGTCTGGGAAGTCAGGTTGGGCGCTTTCCCCGGTCTTGACGACGAGGAAGTCCTGTTTCTCCACGAAACCGTATTCCTGGATGCGGCCCTTGATCCAGTTCGAGAAATCCCTGCCCACGCCCAGGAAGGCGTGCAGCAGACGGGCGTCCACGAACTGGACACCCCTGCCGTCCAGCGTTCCCGGCAGAACCGGAATGAGCGGTGAATGCTTCATTGTTCCTCTCCTTGCTGCCCGATGGCCCAGTGCAGCAGCGCCAGTGCGTCGGCTTCGTTGTCGTCCGCGGCCCGAAAACCCAGGGCCTGCATGGCGGCCACCATTTCCTGCTTGCCGGCGTTGCCTTTGCCGGTGGCGTGCTTCTTGATCGTGCCGACCGGCACGCCCTGGTACGGGATCTGGTGGTGCTCGCACCACGCGGTGAGTGTCGCCAGGAAACCGCCATAGGCATGCGCCGCATCGGTCGAGACGTGACGGCGCACTTCCTCGAAGTGCAGGCAGTGGATGCCGCCGCAGGATTGCTTGATCTCGGTGAGCCAGCGTTTGAAGCGCAGGAAACGCATCCCACCGCCTTCGAAGCGCTGCGGCCGGAAGCTCTCGGCTCCGCTGGTGATGCTGCCGTCACTGTCGCGCAGCGCCCAGCCGGTGGTGGTGCCCAGGTCGAGGGCGAGGAGGGTTGTGGTCATGATGTCAGTCCTTGTTCGGTGCGGGTCTGACGCAGCTGACACGGAATGTCGAAACCTTCCATGAGGCGCGCGCACGCGCACACGCGTAGGAGTTACGACAAACTGCGTCAGCTGCGTCAGACGGTGTGGTTTTCATAGGGGTCAGTTGTCCGCGTAAGGGGTGTAGGCGGGCGTCGGCGGGTGCTTGAGGCCAATGCCCTGAAACCCGCGCACGCCCATCCCGTTGCGCCATTTCTCCAGCCCGCGTGTGATGAGAAGATCGGAGAAGCGCCGTTGTGCGCCGATGAACTCGCCCGCTGCCTCGGCCCACTGCTTCCAGTCGTTGAAGAGCTCGGCGGTCAACGACTTGGCGTTGGGCGCGCGCACGCAGCGCTCCTCCAGCCAGCGACCCAGTGCGTCCTCGGCCTCGAAATATTCCTCGGTCGCTTCCACCACCTGCTGCGGCGGATCGAGTTTGCCCAGGCGCTGCCAGTTCAGGCAGCCCTGTACCGCCCACGCCAGGATGCCGTCGCGCTCGGCCAGCAATTTCTGCTGCAGGTGCTTGTCGCGGCGCTCGGGCGGCACGGTGATCGTGAACGGAATCAGGTGCAGCCGCCGCTTCATCGCCTCGTCGATGTTGCGGATGGCGGGTTTGTGGTTGCCCGCCACGAACAACTTGAACTGCGGGAAGAACTCGAAGAAGTCCTGGCGCATGAAGCGCGCGGAAATCTTGTCGCCGCCCGTGAGGTTCTTGACCTTGGATTCGGCCCAACGCCGTCCCTGTTCGGTTTCGATGGCCGCCACGAAGCGCGCGCCGCGCAGGCCCGCCATATCGGTGGGGTGCCGGTCGGTGCGCGTCTCCATGAAGGTATCCATCGGCGCGTTGGTGGCGTAGTCGCCCAGGATCGTGGCCAGCGTGTTGACGAACACCGACTTGCCGTTGGCGCCCGTGCCGTACAGGAAGAACAGCGCGTGCTCCTGCGTCGAGCCGGTGAGCGCGTAGCCCACCATCCGCTGCAGATAGGCCTGCAGCGCCAGATCGCCGCCCGTGACTTCGTCGAGGAACTGCCGCCAGATCGGGCAATCTTCAGCACTGCGGCCACCCGGCGTTGCCGTGGTGATCTTGGTCATCCGGTCGACACGCTCGTGTGGACGCTGTCTGCCGGTCTTGAGATCGATGACGCCCCCAGGCGTGTTGAGCAACCACGGGTCGGCATCCCATTCGTCGGTGGTGGCCGCGTGCCTGCGATCGGCCCTGGCCAGCCGTTCTACACCGCTGACGGTGCCCGAACTGGCCAGCTTGGCGGCAACCTTGGGATTGTCGGCACGCACGGCGGCGTGACGGCAGACGCTGCGGATCAGATCGGTGGCGGCGAGCGTGTCCTCGGTGCGCCAGCGCCTGCCCTCCCACACCAGCCAGCGGCCCCAGGCGGCGACATAGCGCCAGTCGCGGTGGTAACGGCGGGTGAAGGCCAGCGCCAGCGCATCTTCCGTACCCCAGACCGATTCGTCGCTGCCAACCACCGGCTCGGCATCCATGGCAACGTCGTGCATCTGCAGACGTGGGCCGTGGGTGAGGAAGGCGGCGACGTCAAAGCCCTCGGCAATGGCGTCGGCCGCATCCCAACCCTCGGCAGCCTCCTCGGGCGGGTACAGGATATGGCAGGTTTTTGCGCCCGCTGACAGAACGGCCTGCGCCGCCTGTGCCGCGTACTCCCAACCCGGTTTGTCGCGGTCGGGCCAGATCAGCACGGCTTTGCCCGCCAGCGGCGACCAGTCGGTCTTCTCGACCGGCGCGTTCGCGCCATGCATCGCGGTGGTGGCGTTGAAGCCCGCATCGATCAGCGCCTGCGCGCACTTCTCGCCTTCCACCAGTACTGCCTGACTGGCAGTGACCAGCCCCGGCTGGTTGTAGAGCGGGCGCGGATCGGGCGGGGCCATCTTGCGCCGCTTGGCATCCCAGGGTCGGAACTCCTTCTTGCGCCCGGGCGGGTCATAGCGGTAGACGACCGCGATCAGTTTGCCCGTGGCGTCGAGGTAGTCCCACTTCGCGGTGGCAGGTCCCAGATCATCGACCGGTGCGTCCTTCTTGGTCTTGCGCGCCGGCAACGAGCGCGATCGGCCGAGCAGATCGGCGGCGGCATCGAGCACCCGGGGGAAATCCGTGTGGACATTGGCCCCGAGGTGGGCGGCGATCAGGGCGAAGATATCGCCGCCGTCGCCCGTCGCGCGATCTGTCCACAGCCCGGCCTTCTCGCCGTCGAGTACGACTTCGAGGCTGTCGCCGGGGCTGCCGAGCACATCGCCGATCAGGAACTTGCCCCGGCGCTTCTTGCCCGCAGGGAACAGCGTGAACAGGACCGATTCCAGGCGGGCCAGCAAGTCCGCACGGATCGCGTCGCGCTCCGAGTCGAGGTCGTGTAGAACGGGTGCCTGTGTGTCGTTGAAATCAAGCATCCGCAGCCTCCTTGCCGGATGTCTGCTGCGCGACGATCCATGCCTCCAGTTCGTTGGGCTTGAAGCGCACCAGTTTGCCGACCTGGTAGTGCGGGATGCGGCGTGCCTTGCGTTCCTTGGCTTGCGAAAGCCAGTAAGACGGCAGGTTGAACATCAGCGCGGCTTGGCGCGAATCGATCAGTTGTTCGCCGAGCACCTGGTTCAAGGGGGTTGAGTTCATTTCGGGGTCCTCCAGCAGCGGTCTTGCCAGGCGCACATCCGGCACTCGAAGTGGGTTGGGTCATGGAAGGTGCGCGGCAGGAGTTCTCCCGCATCAGTGGCCGTGATGACCTTCACCGCCCGATCCGACATGCGCTGGGCCAGTGCTGCGTCAAAAGGCACGGCCTCGGTGTAGATCTCCATCGTGTCGGCGTTGAGCGCCGTGAAGATCGCCGGGTGCTCATGCAGTTCGAGATAGGCTTGGTAGATCGCCACCTGCGCGGCGTAGACGGGCTTGGCCACGGCGAGGCGGTTCTTCTCCAGATCGCGCCAGGACTTGTTGCCCAAGCACTTGTTCTCCCAGAGCGCGGGATAGGCGAAGCCCTCCGGGCCGCCGACGATGACACCGTCGATGTGGCCCTGCAGGCGGCCGTCGGCCACGGAGAAACCGAACTGCTCGCCGTCGGCCTTGCGGGTGCGCAGGTCGAAACCCGCGCCCCGCAGCCACGCCACCATGCAGTCCTCCATGACATGGCCGCGCTCGAAGATGCGCAGCATCCGTCCCGGAATGTCGCGCCCGGAATCGACCGGAGCCCTGGCAAACTCGAACTGCAAGGCACGCTCGCAGGCCACACCGAGCCGCGATGCGCCGAGATACCGGCGCTCGGGCTGGCGGGCGCGGGCGTGCTGCATCCCGAGGTCGATCAGCGCCGTGATCTGGCCGGAGAGACTGGCCGTGGAATTGAAGTCGATCATGGCTTCATCTCCCAAGGCAGGTCGTCCTCCAGATCGACGAACGGGCTGGCGGCATCGGGTGTCAGCGGATCAGGCGTCGGCGGCAAGCCCCGCACGGGCGGGAACTTGGTGGCTTCGTGGTGTTCGACCATCGCTTCCGTCCAGCAGGTGACGATGGCGTCGATGACGCGCAGGGCCTCGGCTTCGGCGTACTCGCCAAGCGGTTTGTCGAAGCCGATTTCGCCCGCCGCTTCGCCGAAGGCCTTGAGACACTTGCGCATGCTGGCCAGCTCGACATCAGACGGATCGATCATGGCGACCTCCGTCTTGGCGATGCGGCCTTCCTTGACCCGCAGCCAGTTGCCGTAGAGCCTGTGGAAGGCGTCCTGACAGCGGTGCGAGCAGAACACCCAGTCGATGGGATAGCGCCGGGGATCGCCCACACCGTGGCGGTTGTCGGTGTGGCCGTAGCCCCGGGCCTGTCGTTTGCAGACCCAGCATTTCACGCTACCTCCTCGAGTTCATCGAGCAGCAGGCCCAACTGCAAGGCAGCGCCAGCGAAGGCGGCTTCGCAGCGGCGCTTGAAGTCGGGGTAGCTCATCGAACTGCGCGCAATCGCGGTGACCGCGTGAATCTGCGATTCCAGATGCACGAGTCCCTGATCGGACAACCATTGGTGGTGTTTCTGCGAGATGCCCTTGCGATTGCGGATCTCGCCCAGCAAGTCCTCCGGCAGCACCGGCCCGTAGACCCAGCGCAAGGTGATCTGGCCGACGACGTGCGGTGGGTTCTGATCGTGGCCCTGGTACTTCCAGCCGAACAGCCGATAGATGGCGCGGTAGTAGTCCGGGTGGAAGCGGCGCTCCCACGAGGCGCAGGACTGGCGCAGCAACTTGGAGATCAGATCCTGCAGCGCGTCCGGTGCGCGGTGGTGCTGGTAGCCGGTGGCCTCGTCGATCAGCGCGACCTCGCCAGTGGTGGCAAGAGCGCGCATGATCGTCAGGCAGTTGCCGACAATGCCCTGGCGTGCGCGGTGCAGCGTGCCCGCGATGGCCGCGTCCACCACGGAGGTGGCCACCTCAGCAATGATGCCCGCAGGGAAGAACTGGGTCTGACGTCCTGACGGCAGCAAAATCGGCCCGGAAGATTTTTCCAGTAGTGACAACGAGTTAGGCGCGAATTCGGCCAGAAAACGGGCGAAACGGCCACCCTTGTGCGATTCGTGGAAACCGAGGAGCTTGGCCAGTTCCTTGCGGACGTAGCCGCGCTCGCCGGTGGTGAGCACGACCGCCTCGCAGTCGAGATCACCGAAATGCACGACGCCGTAGTGGCTGGCAGTGAGCATGGATGTGTTCATGGCGCCCCCCTCACTGCGCCCATGACGGTTTGCCCGTCACGGGTGCGCGTTGCGGAGCCGGTGCCTGGTACGCGGGCGCTGCCTGCGCCGGTGCGCCCGAGCTGCCGCCGCCGGTTTTGGGCTTGGGTGGCACGCCCATGAGCCTGGCGTAATCGGGGTGATCGGGCTCGACGGCGATCTTGATGACGTTGCGGTCCTGGCCCTTGGCGTCCTTCTCGATGTCCACGCGGGCCAGGAACTCCAGGCCGTCGAGTTCATGAAAGCCCTGGATGCGGCGCGCGGCGGCGGCCTGTGGGCTGTTGTCCTGCGGGTGGACGTTGCGGGCGCTGTTGAGCGCGGCGCGGATGAAACTGCGCCCCATCTGGCCCCAGGTCGGCCCTTTCTTGGAGTGCAAGCCGACGTTGCTCCACATCTTGCGCTTGGCATGGTCGCCGGCGGTGACCACGAATTCGGCGGCGAGATAGATGGAGCCGGTTTCGAAGGATTCGGTGGCGTATCCTCCGCCCCACCCCTGAGAGGGATCGTCGTAGCCACCGGGCTTGATGGTCATGCGCACCGGGACGATAGTGCCTTTGGGGATCAGATCGAAGCCGGATTGCTGGGCGTCGGCGTCGTTGAAGTCGTTCCAGTTGTTGCTGGTCATGGCGATTACTCCTGAGATTCGTGGGATTGGGGAATGGCGGCGCTGGCGGACACGGCTGCACCTGCGCACTTGGCGATCAGCGCGCCGAGATCGGGTGGTTCGAGCAGGTCGAGGCGACCGCTGCGGTCTTTGGCCGGGAAGCCGTAGGGATTGACGGTGTGCGTGACGAAGGCGCGGTAGGAACTGCCGTCCTCGGCCTTGATCTCGGCCAGCGTCACGACCTCGTCGACGATGCCGATGAGTGCAGCGACGGTTTGTTTGCCCTCGACCTGAGGCAGAAACACATTCCGGTTGTAGTCATCGAGCTTTTCGTCAAGGATGGCCACGAACACCACGTTCTTGCCGCGTGCGTGCTGCAGGTGGGTTAGCGCTGCGATCATTTCCTGGCCGAGCAGACCGTAGGCACCGCGCATATCGGGCTTGCCGGTACGGTCGCTGACCGCGCCTGGCTGCGTCTTGCACCACGCGAAGCACTGGCGGGACAGCTGCGTGATTGAGTCCAGGAAGAAGGTCTGGTAGCGGTCGAGCTGCGCCGGATTGCCGAACTTCTCGACGACGTGATCAAAATGTGCCTGCGAGAACGCCGAATCCGGCGGCAGGGACTTGTCCGGACCCGCGAGGAACACGAAAAAGTCGCGCGATTCCGGCCATGACGCCGGACGGATGGTGTCGCCCGGCCAGTCGGCCACGGCGAGATCACCCGCCTCGATATCGAGGAACAGCGTGGTGGCCGGGTCAAGGTCCTTGAGCCGGCTGGTCTTGCCAATGCCGGACTTGCCCAGCATCAGCAACTTCACGCCCTTGCGCTCGGCCAGGCGCTGCTGCGCGGAGACGATCGGAAGCGACATCACGCCACCTCCCGCAGGACATGGTGGAACGTGCTCAGGTCCAGCCCGGTGTGCGCCTCGATGACGGCCAGCGCATTGAGCGTGCTGTCGCGCTCGGAAAGCCCGGTTTCCCGTCCCAGGGCGGTGTGCCGATCCAGGATGTGACGCACGGAGCGCTGCAATCCTTCCGGTAACGGCAGCCCAAGGCCGGCGCTGATGTCCGCCGCCAGCTTCATGAAGAAGCGATGCGCCCCCCGTCGTGACCGGCCGTAGCCGATCGGCGCGACGAACGCCAGCGGCTGTCGTTCGATGAAGTCGGCTACATCCTCGACCGGTGCGGCAAACACTTCGCCGATGAATCGGCGATCGGCGAAGCGGCGTTTTGCGGTGAGCTCGACCTCCCGGCAGTTGAACGCAGGTCGGGTCACCAGGCATCGTTCGATACCCAGGCCGCAGCGCCGGAAATCACGGCGATGGGTGCGCAGCCGCTCCGGGAAATACGCCGTGGCGCCGACCTTGGTGTGCCCGTCGGCGAGGGCCAACACATAGACGTAGCCGACATCCGGTGCTTCGTCGATACGGTGGTGCCAGTCGATGGCAGCCGATACGCTGCCGTCGTGAAGCCAAGGAGCTCGTTTGGAAAAATGCGGGACGTCATTCACAGGGACTCTCCTTCGTTCTGGACCAGAGCCAAGCGGTAACTGCTCTTGCCGGGCTTGACGGTGCGGGCCGCCTCGAACTGGGTGCGCAGCGTCGGAGGCCAGTTGTTGAAGCGGGCTTCCGGGATGGAGAACTCGATGTCCAAGTAGTCCTCGACCCGCTCGCCGGAGGCGGCAATGCGCCGGGCGATTTCTGCCAGTTGCTTCTGATCCCAGGTCACGCGCTTGGGTTGGTCTACGGTTACGCGCAGCGGGCCGTCGTTGAGGTGGATGACGCCGAAGTCCTTGCCGGCATCGAGGCGCGCCGCACGGGCCTGTTCGCCGTAGGCGGCATCGAGCGCCGCATCGAACTTGGCGCGAGCCTTCTTCAGCCAGTCGATGGCATCGATGAGGTTCTTGTCGATCTCGGCCTTCTGCGCGGCGGGCAACGCGGCCAACTGGCCGACCGACATCGCGGCGATGTCGGCGGGAAAGAGGGTGATGTCATTCATGGCATCGCCCCTCAGACCGCCGCGCGCTCGGACGTCGAGTCATGCAGCGCCTGCCGCTCGAACTCGATGACCGCGTCCACGGGATAGCCGACGCGCTTGGACAGCTTCAGGTAGCGCGGGCCGCGACCTTCGCTGCGCCAGCGCTGCAGGGTCTTGGGGCTGACGCCCCACCGCTGGGCCAGTTCGTTTTCGTTGAGCACCCGGCGGTCGCCGGGCGAGAGGCTGTTGATCGCCTGCTGCGGCGATCGGGGGATGGTGCTGGCTGGTGTCTGCATGGAACGCTCCTGTTGCGTTGTTGAGGAACAGGTGTCATTCCAGACTTCGGGTGGCGAACCTTGAAGGGACGCAATGGCGAACCAAGGAGAAACTTCGGGTTCGCCAATCCGCCGGCGCCCAAAACGCAGACGGCGAGCACATGGCTCGCCGTCATCGGGGAATCGGGGGGTACGGAGTCAGGCGTCGGGGAAGCCCAGCAGCCGACGCTGCTCGGCCCAGTCGCGCGGCAGCAGATCCTGGCGGCCGCGCAGCGTGTGCAGGTTCAGATGCCGGGGCTGGCGGCCCTCGAAGATCGCCTCGACGATGTCCGGCGCCAGCATGGTCATGCGCATTACCTCGGCCGCCCAGCCCGGCTCCAGTTTCAGCGCGCGCGCCAGGTCGGCGGTCGTCGGATAGACGCCTTCGTCGATCAGCCGCTTCCAGTAGAACGCCTTGCCGAGCGTCTTGATCATCGGCACGTCGAAGCCGCCCGCCGTAGTGATGGCGTCTGGCGCAGGCGGGATCAACAGCTTGCGGTTCTGGCGACGCTTGATCGTCAGCGGCACCAGCGTGACGCGCTGGCCCCCGCTCACATAGCTGCGGGCATCGGTTCCGACCTCGATGCGGATGGCGCGCTTGCGCGGGTTCCTCGTGGTGCTCATGCCAGTGTTTCCTCGACCAGCGGATGCGCGCCGATGTCGGCACCGAAGCCGATCCAGCCATCTTCGCGCCAGACGATGTCCAGCCCGTGCCCGTGCAGTTGCACCCGCTCGATCAGCAGCCGCGTGATGCGCTGCTGCTCGGCGGGGAACAACTGCGCCCACACGTCGCCGATGCGCTGCATTGCCACCACCACCTGCGCTTCGTCGAGCGTGCGACCTGCGGGGTGTTGCTGGCAGGCGCGCCAGACCGCGATCAGCATCTGTGGGGCCGAGAGCGCCGCGTGAATTTGCGCCAGCACCGCGTTCTCGATTTCGGCGGCGGGCAGATGACCCACGTCCGACGCACCGGGCGACAGGGTCGCGCCCGCATTGCGCCGCTTGTGCAGGTAGGGGACGTAGTAGCGGTACTGCCGCCCGTTCTTCTTTTTGACGAAGGAATGCAGCATGCGTTGCCCGTCGGGCGCGAACAGCAGGCCCGCCAGCAGCGCCGGATGCTTGGCGGCGTGCTCGCGCGGCGCTTGCTTGCGCCGTTCGATGAAGGCATGCGCCGCGTCCCACAGACCTTGCGGGACGATCGCTTCGTGCTGGGCGGGATACCAGGTGCCGTGGTTGCGGATCTCGCCCAGGTAGATGCGGTTGCGCAGCAGCGCGAAGATGTACTGCTGGTCGATGGGCCGTCCCGCGCGTTCGCGCCCGGTCTGCGTCACCCACGCCTTGGTGGTATGGCCTTCGATGTCCAGTTCGCGCACCAGCCGCGCCGCCGAGCCATGCTCGGCGTAGCGCCGGAAGATGTCGCGCACCAGCGCCGCCTCGCGTTCGTTGACGACGAGCTTGCGCTCGATCACGTCGTATCCCAGGGGTGGCACCCCGCCCATCCACATGCCCTTGGCCTTGCTGGCGGCGATCTTGTCGCGAATGCGCTCGCCCGTCACCTCGCGCTCGAACTGCGCGAAGGACAGCAGGATGTTGAGCGTGAGCCGCCCCATCGAGGTCGTGGTGTTGAACTGCTGGGTGACGGAGACGAAGGACACGCCGTTGCGGTCGAACACCTCGACCAGCTTGGCGAAGTCCGGCAGGCTGCGGGTGAGCCGGTCGATCTTGTAGACGACGACGGTGTCGACCTTCCCGGCTTCGATGTCGGCCAGCAGCCGGTGCAGTGCGGGGCGATCCATGTTGCCGCCGGAGTAGCCGCCGTCGTCGTATCCGTCGCCGACCGCGATCCAGCCTTCGTGCCGCTGACTGGCGATGAAGGCGAGGCCCGCGTCGCGCTGCGCTTCTAGGCTGTTGTATTCCTGATCCAACCCCTCGTCAGTGGACTTGCGGGTGTAGACGGCGCAACGCTTCTTCGGCGTGACCGGCGGCAGCGGGTTGGCGCGCGGCGAACTCATGCCGTCACCTTCTTCGATGCCGGCGCCTTGACGCCGAAGAACACCGGGCCGGACCAGTGGCTGCCGGTGATGTGGCCTGCAATCGCGGACAGGCTCTTGAAGCGTTGCCCTTGGTACTCGAAGTCGTTCGAGCCCCGCACCAGCACGCGATGCTCGACGTCGTCGTAGATGCGCGTGAGGATGGTTCCGGGCAGCAGGCGCTGACTGTCGCCGCGCAGTTGCTTGGGCAGGATGCCGGTTTCGCCGACTTCCTCGAGCTTCTTACGCAGCGAGGGTTTCAGGCCGCCGAAGGCGCGCTCCTGAATCCGGTAGGCCAGTCGGCTTTCCAGCCAGCCACGATGATGGTGGCCGGGCCGTTCGTCGAAATGCTCGTCCCATAGTTTCCAGAGATCATCCATCGAGAGATGGGGAAGACCGGCAACCTGGGCGGCGACCGAGGTGGTGGTGGATGGTGCGTGTGCCGTCATGGGCGAACTCCGTGGTGGTGATCGGGGTTCGCATTCACGCGCTGTTGGCCGGAGAAGCCAAGGCGAACGCACTCGCTGTTTTCGATGGTGTGGCTGGACGGTCGGGCGCGCAGACGCAGTAGCGCGGCGGCCAACAGATCGGCGATTTCCTGATGCGCGTGCCGTGGACGGTCAGAAGGCGGGGAAATGGAGATGGGTTCGAGTTCTGTCATGGTAGGCGTTCCGATGGAAAACACTGCTCATGCTAGAAACCGAGGGCACTTCGCGTAACGTGATTTAGCGGGGATGCGCGGGAGAACGATCAGAACCTGAGTGCGGGAACGTCCTTGATCCAACCGCAAGCTTTCCGAAGACGACTGCACGGAGATGTCACAGATCGGTTGGACAACCTTTGATGCCCAAGCCGATCCCTTACCTAGCAGCAATGCAGGGCAGCGATCAGCGGACAAGACACGTTGCCTTGGTGCGCGCCGCACTCACCGACCAGCTTGGATAGGGCTGCCTCGATCCGGGTCAGGTCCGACAGCTTGGCGCGCACGTCGTTGAGCCGCAGGGCAGCCAGTTGCGCTGCCTCGCTGCAATGGGTGCCGTCTTCCAGCTTCAGCAGCTCACCGATCTCGTCGAGACTGAAGCCCAGGCGCTGGGCCGACTTCACAAACATCACCCGCGCCACGTCGGCCCCACCGTAGCGGCGGATGCTGCCATAGGGCCGGTCCGGTTCCAGCAGCAGGCCCTTGCGCTGGTAGAAGCGGATCGTCTCGACATTGACCCCGGCCGCCTTGGCGAAGGCCCCGATGGTCAGGTTCTCCAGATTGTCTTCCATTTCGCTTGACTCCGTACTTGACTACGGAAGTAACGTTACCGTACCAAGCGAAATCTTGAAAGGAGAACCGCATGTCGGAACCGCAGAATGGGCGTGGCGCGCTCGCTGCTGGCGGGCTGGCCGCCATCCTCGCTTCAACCTGCTGCCTCGGGCCACTGGTTCTGGTCGGACTGGGCTTTAGCGGGGCTTGGATCGGCAACTTAACCGCGCTGGAACCGTACCGGCCTTTCTTCATCGGCGCGGCGCTGATCGCCCTCTTCTTCGCCTGGCGGCGCATCTTTCGGCCGGTGCAAGCCTGCAAGCCGGGCGAGGTGTGCGCGACTCCACAGGTTCGCACCGCCTACAAGCTGATTTTCTGGATCGTGGCTGCACTGGTCGTGGTCGCGCTTGGTTTCCCCTATGTGTTGCCTTTCTTCTACTGAACAGGAGTTAGCCATGAAGAACTTGCTTGCCGCCGTCGCCCTGGCCGCCGTCGTGGCCCCCGCGTGGGCCGCCACGCAAACCGTCACGCTGTCCGTTCCCGGCATGACCTGCGCCGCCTGTCCGATCACCGTCAAGAAGGCGCTCTCAAAAGTCGAGGGCGTCAGCCACGTGGACGTAACCTTCGAGAAGCGCCAAGCGGTCGTGACCTTCGACGACGCCAAGACCAGCGTTCAAAAGCTGACCCAGGCGACCGAAGACGCGGGCTACCCGTCCAGCGTCAAGCGCTGAATGTGTACTGGCGCTATGAAGCCGACTGCACGCATCGCCGACAAGGCCGGCGTGCTCGGCACCGTCATCTCCGCGATGGGCTGCGCCGCCTGTTTTCCCGCGCTTGCCAGCCTGGGTGCGGCCGTCGGCCTGGGCTTCCTGCAGGAGTATGAGGGGCTGTTCATCTCCAAACTGCTGCCGCTGTTCGCTGTGTTGGCGCTGCTGGCAAACGCGCTCGGCTGGCTGCGCCACCGGCAATGGCATCGCAGCCTGCTCGGCATGATCGGGCCGGCCATCGTGTTTGCCGGCACGGTCTGGCTGCTCGGCAATTGGTGGACGGCCCGCTTGGTGTACACGGGCCTGGCCCTGATGGTCGGTATCTCGATCTGGGATCTGGTGTCGCCAGCGAACCGACGCTGCGGCCCGGGCGGATGCGAGCTGCCCGCGAAACGCGGCGGAGGCCCTTCGGCCGCAATGAACGATGAGAAGCGATGACATGACACAGCTGAAGATCACCGGCATGACCTGCGAGTCCTGCGCCACCCACGTCAAGCAAGCACTGGAAAATGTGCCCGGCGTGCAATCGGCCGAGGTGTCCTACGCCCAGGGCAGAGCCCGGCTCGCCGTCGACGCCGGCACACCGTCCGACGCCCTGATTGCCGCCGTCACCGGACTTGGCTATCGGGCAGCCCTGACCGGTGCGCCGACCGGGCCGGCAAAGGGCGGACTGCTCGACCACGTGCGGGAGTTGGGCGGCGGCGACGACAAGGCCGGCACTGGTGGCGGCGCGCTGAGTATCGCCGTCATCGGCAGTGGCGGTGCTGCGATGGCTGCGGCGCTGAAGGCAGTCGAGCAAGGCGCGCGCGTCACACTGATCGAGCGCGGCACCATCGGTGGGACTTGCGTCAACGTCGGCTGCGTGCCCTCGAAAATCATGATCCGCGCTGCTCATATCGCTCACCTGCGCCGCAAAAGTCCGTTCGGCGCTGGACTACCGCCCATGCCGCCGTCCGTTCTGCGCGACAAGCTGCTCGTTCAGCAGCAGGCGCGTGTCGATGAGCTGCGTCACGCCAAGTACGAAAGCATCCTCGCCAGCAACCCCGCAATCACCGTGTTGCGCGGCGAAGCGCGCTTCAACGACGGCCGCAGCCTCACGGTACAGCTGCATGACGGCGGCGAGCGCACGGTGTCGTTCGACCGCTGTCTGGTCGCCACCGGAGCAACTCCCGTCGTGCCGCCGATCCATGGCCTCGAGGACACGCCCTACTGGACTTCGACCGAAGCGCTGGTGAGCGACACCATCCCGGAGCGCCTGGCCGTGGTCGGTTCGTCGGTAGTGGCTGTGGAGCTGGCGCAAGCCTTCGCGCGGCTCGGCTCCAAGGTCACGATCCTGGCACGCAGCACGCTGTTCTTCCGCGAAGA
This genomic window from Burkholderiales bacterium GJ-E10 contains:
- a CDS encoding MerT mercuric transport protein, with the translated sequence MSEPQNGRGALAAGGLAAILASTCCLGPLVLVGLGFSGAWIGNLTALEPYRPFFIGAALIALFFAWRRIFRPVQACKPGEVCATPQVRTAYKLIFWIVAALVVVALGFPYVLPFFY
- a CDS encoding MerP, giving the protein MKNLLAAVALAAVVAPAWAATQTVTLSVPGMTCAACPITVKKALSKVEGVSHVDVTFEKRQAVVTFDDAKTSVQKLTQATEDAGYPSSVKR
- a CDS encoding MerC mercury resistance protein, whose product is MKPTARIADKAGVLGTVISAMGCAACFPALASLGAAVGLGFLQEYEGLFISKLLPLFAVLALLANALGWLRHRQWHRSLLGMIGPAIVFAGTVWLLGNWWTARLVYTGLALMVGISIWDLVSPANRRCGPGGCELPAKRGGGPSAAMNDEKR
- a CDS encoding mercuric reductase — protein: MTQLKITGMTCESCATHVKQALENVPGVQSAEVSYAQGRARLAVDAGTPSDALIAAVTGLGYRAALTGAPTGPAKGGLLDHVRELGGGDDKAGTGGGALSIAVIGSGGAAMAAALKAVEQGARVTLIERGTIGGTCVNVGCVPSKIMIRAAHIAHLRRKSPFGAGLPPMPPSVLRDKLLVQQQARVDELRHAKYESILASNPAITVLRGEARFNDGRSLTVQLHDGGERTVSFDRCLVATGATPVVPPIHGLEDTPYWTSTEALVSDTIPERLAVVGSSVVAVELAQAFARLGSKVTILARSTLFFREDPAIGEAVTAAFRAEGIKVLEHTQASQIAHANGEFVMTTSSGELHADQLLVATGRAPNTRSLNLDAAGVAVNAQGAIVIDHGMRTSAQNIYAAGDCTDQPQFVYVAAAPAPRSI